Part of the Salvelinus namaycush isolate Seneca chromosome 25, SaNama_1.0, whole genome shotgun sequence genome is shown below.
tgtcCCAGACAAGGGAGTTACTTACCATCACGTGTTCTGCATCAGGTTTGGGGTTCCATTTAATTTTCCAGTAAATTCAGAAAATACACTTTTTAATGCAGAAAAATACTATTCCAAATCCATGTCCAATTCcatgcttttcaatgaggaacatttggaatttggtttactttctgcattaactggaattgaaatggaactgacTCCCAACCCTGCTCCACATACATTTTCTCATTCTAGTCTAGTCAAATTGTCTTCATATGGGTCTGCATCAGAATGTTATGAAGTAGACACCTCGATCATGGCATAGTTGTCcaacaagaaaaaaaacatgactcAATATACTGGGAATTCTTGCCTGTCATTATAATGGCCAGTTGAAAATCATCACCCAGTTGATTTCAGTTCAATACAACACagctcttggagacaggccctttctgtaaaaaaacaaaaaaaacattcacTCTCATGTTTTAAATGAAAAAGTCTCTCTCCAGAATTGTCAACAGTAATGAGATGAAGACAAAGTGCTTGATGCTAAATATTTTATTAAGGCTTGATTTCTTCTaaaggaaaaaataaaaataaaccaaGATTGGGTTTTAAAAACCTTACAGGTTACTCCCACTGATATAGCTATAGTGGTTTACTTGCAAGTCTATACGACGATAATTCCTTTGAATatttttttgatttgatttgattattctgTAGTAGATATCATTTATTTTAAAACCACAAACATGGCCCTCTTACAGAAATCATTTGACACGTGCGTGTAAGTCCTAAACAATTGGCATCACAACCATTCCATGCTTCTCGACCAAAAGAAAGGCAACAGTGATGCATGTCTATAGGGTAAAGTAGCTGTCTCCACTTGTCTTCTTTATCTATACTGGTGTGAAAGAGGACTGAAACACCATCCAAGGCATCCACCCATATGGCTCTAACACTGTGTTTTCACATTAGTGCAGATCAAGGAGAGGAAGGAAGTCACTTTAGactggaagaatctcaaatgcaTACTCCTAGCGTCCCCTCTAGTCATCTCCTTCTCagaacccattggatgagaaagccataggtcccgcccctctgaccttctccaacGGGTTTTGAAGAGGCAAAAAGAGGACGAGTATAAAATTGAGATTCTCCCTAAATTGAGATGCACCCAGGGTGTCCCCTGTATAAGGTCATAGGTCATGTCTCCAGTCATACGAGAATTATACACTACACTGGCCAGGTAAAGGGGCAGCTACGCTACAGAGTACAGACAAAACCAACATCTGAGAAGGGACTGTGGTGACACAGACACAATCGAGCACCACACATCCAGCAAGTCGGGAACTGATCCACGCACATCGCAAGTTACACAACTTCATGAACACAAGAGACGAGTCCATGCTCGTGTACAGTGGAGCGACAGCATTCACATCCATGTCATTACTTTCATTAGCACTCTGTCCTGTCCAAGTGTTCACAGACACGTGGCATAAAATGACAGAAAACATTGAAAAGCAGTAAGCACTACTCGAAGGATTGTATGGTGTTTAAAGCTGGAATCCGTAGCTCCTTCTGCGATATTAAAACAAATACATTACTTCAAAACAATGAACACGGTTCGTTTCCCCTCATACATCAATGCACATCACTGCACCCGCGATAGTACGTACTCTTCTGGTCTGGTCTATGATGATATATGTTATCAAGGTGCTGTTGGATGCTTCGGTCCTTtcataaacaaaataacaacaaatGCGGCGCGGTTTCACCTAATGCAGATTCCAGCTTTAACCTGTTGACAGCCTGCATGATTACGCATTGTAGGCGATTAATTAGAGAGATACTTTCAATGTTCAACCCCCAATCAATCTCTTTCATATATTAATCAAATGACTCCATTCtaaaagcacacacacattttcGGCAACAAGGAAAAACACAGAAAGCATATTTCGTtcttgttttttctttttttcttactCTTGATAGTAAATCAGTTACATTATTTGCAGGTTATACGTTGTAGGCTTTCTCCGTCACTATATGTTCCTAAGTTAAAGCTTAGCATTACAAAGGAAATTATAGATTTCAGTGCACCAGTGCACTTAGAAAGAAAACCCACCCAGATGATAGCTGTTGCAATGATACTTCACTGTACCGCAGCGCCTGGGTGCCATGGAGAACTCACTGAGCGCAGATTCATGACCGTCATGCTTGCACCATTACAACAAAGAAAACGGCTTGTTATTTCAATCATTTTTTCATTGTGCTCCTAAATAATTTCTTTGTGTGCTCCTACATTTTTCAACTAAAGCACACACGTGAtccttgtaaaaaaaaatgttttaagtcAGCGTAGAGCCCTGGATTTATAGCAAAACCACATTTTGAGAAGCAAAAAAAGTCAAACAAAACAAAAGATTAAGACAAAATGATGGCCAACGGACAATTAACCGAAGTGATTTTCCCAAAAAGAGCAACAAACAATTCATTCATATGTAGCAGTTTACGTCACATAATTAAAAAATCTTTTTAAAATGGTGAATGCTACATTTCTCTCAGACTGGCTTGAATACGTGAACAGAATCTCCCAATGATGAAACATACAAAACCGTCATTTATCAAAACAAACCAAAGTGGAGGGGTATGAGGGATGTCAAATTGTACAATTTTGGATTCAGATGGTGAGAGCTCCGTCATCCTGGAGGACACACATCAGTTACTTACTTCCCAGAGGCCTTTGCACTTACTCCTGTGAAATGTCCAGAGTCTGTGACTTCACACTATCCCTGATTTCTCCAGCACTGTCAGTTATTAAAGAGCAGTTATTCTTACATGTCATCAATAACTAGAAAATAACATATTAAGGCTCCAGAAAAGCAGCTTTCTGAACTGAAAATTGTCAATAGTAAGCCAAAAAATATAGACTTTGTTGATCTTGAATGAAAAATAGATAAACCATTGAAGTCTTATTAATTAATCGCACACAGTTCCAAGTCCGAAAATGTTGCCTTTGGGATCCTCCAACCCTGTTGGCACAGTTAAACCTCTGAAGCATGGCAACACCGCCCCCTAATGGACAAACAGGGGCAGGACACGGCAGTTCCTGATTGTACAGAAATATAAAGTGGCAGACATTCTCTTCTCCTTGGTGCTGTCAAACCCTGATTCAATTTGAGCAAGAGAAGGGAGGAAGGGGGCAGGAAAGGTCAAAACCAACCCAGTCTGACGAGAAAGAGTACATGACGGAGAGAACGTAAAAATCTAAGTCAATCAGAACTAAAACAGTGCAGTGGTGGTGGCTAGGTAATACATTAAATCAGCTTGTTATCCCTGCACAAGAGGTGGTGGGTGGTACCTGGAGCACAAAGCGCAAGTCTTAACGGCGGTGGCAGAAATTCACCAggattaaatatttaaaaaaacaacttaTTTTTTCAAAATAAATTCTGAATTCTTCTGTCTTTGAAATCAAGTCCTAGTGTAAATGTGGATCAAGCCAAGGATAAATGTCTTCTACTGTTGTTTACTCCTGTTTTGGCACTCCTGTGGGGAGACAAGAGAAGGACATGAATAACATTCAAGAAGTACCCATTAAATAACACTCCATTAAATAAATCTAAACCACGACAGTCACCAAAATGGATTCCAGTTAAGAGACAGGTACCTGATCCAGTCGAGACCGGTTCTGGATGGGTGCAGGTGGCTCAAAGACCTGACAGCaggagtagagggagagaagaagaggtggCAGTCAAGCACACAGTTGCATAGATATAAAGCAACTTCTTATGGACATTTATTGAAGGGATATGAGAGGCTCGAAACTGATCATGATAAGCATACCATTTTCATATTCGCCAAGATGATGACAAATGACAAAATGTCAATGAATCAAATGTCTTTTACCAACAACAAAGGACAGCATTTGAAACAGGTAAAAATCAATATAACTTCATGGGAGGTTGTTCAGCATCCATAAAGCCTAGGAGTGGATGGACTGGATTTAACCAGACCAGCGTATCTAACCCACCTTgcgcacctcctcctcctcctcctgcctctTCTCATAGTGGGAGAAGTCATCGAAGATGGAGGTGGTGTGCTTGTAACCCTTGATGATCTTCAGCACCTGCTTGGCCTTCTCCAGAGGCACTTCCTGGGTGTCCCGGGAGTTGGTCACCGGCTTGTTGTCGTTGTTCTCCAGGCGGATGTGGCGCAGCTGGCTGTTGGGCACGTCCTTCACAAACAGCCAGTCCACATCAAACTTACCCTTCCACTTGTCCTGCGCCCACACGCCAGCGCTAGTGCCGTAGTCCACGGGAGAGCGCATCTCTGCCACGCCGCAGAAGTGGCCACTGCCGTTGACGCTAAACAGCAGGTAGACGGGTCCCTTGAAGTTGAGGCCGCGGAAGGCCCCGTCCAGGCGCTTGTTGCCGTGCTCGGTGCTGCACCAGATGGAGTACTTGATGGAGCGGTGGATGTCGTCCTCAGAGTAGCTCTTGATGATGAACACGCGGCCGTTCTTCAGGTTCCACTCAAACTCCCTGGGGTTGTAGCTGTGGGCTGCACGCAGCTTCTCCAGCACCGGGTGGTTCTCTGCTCCACCGGGTACCATACTGGCAGGACCGAGGGGGGCACCGTTACCCCCGCCAACTACGGCAATCATACTGCCACCATCCATTCCGGCCCCTACCTGCCCGTAGCTGAAGTTACGGTTGCGCGGGGCAACCCAGCGGGTCTGGGGTGGTGGGGTTTGGTTCTGGTAGGGTTGAGGGGGCTGGTGCTGTAAGGCCATGGGCTGGATCTGCTGCTGCACCAGGGACTGGGGAGGGGGCTGCATGGGGTGACCAAGTGGCATGCTCATAGCCTGCTGCATGGGGGCTTGGGCCACT
Proteins encoded:
- the LOC120020139 gene encoding YTH domain-containing family protein 1-like isoform X3 produces the protein MTDPYLSSYYAPSIGFPYPLNEAPWSTGGDPPIPYLTPYGPLSNGDHHFMPDTMFGQPGGLGNSIYPHRFNFFPENPTFSTWGTSGSQGQQTQSSYGGSYSYPPSSLGGTLVPDSQTGFHSDTINKAPGMNSLEQGMVGLKIGGDITGQGSGVKAVGSVIGGPPAVAQGNGGTPIGMPLPKPTSWAAIASKPAKPQQLKAKMTPGMSSPGGALPPPPIKHNMDIGTWDNKGPVNKVAQAPMQQAMSMPLGHPMQPPPQSLVQQQIQPMALQHQPPQPYQNQTPPPQTRWVAPRNRNFSYGQVGAGMDGGSMIAVVGGGNGAPLGPASMVPGGAENHPVLEKLRAAHSYNPREFEWNLKNGRVFIIKSYSEDDIHRSIKYSIWCSTEHGNKRLDGAFRGLNFKGPVYLLFSVNGSGHFCGVAEMRSPVDYGTSAGVWAQDKWKGKFDVDWLFVKDVPNSQLRHIRLENNDNKPVTNSRDTQEVPLEKAKQVLKIIKGYKHTTSIFDDFSHYEKRQEEEEEVRKVFEPPAPIQNRSRLDQECQNRSKQQ
- the LOC120020139 gene encoding YTH domain-containing family protein 1-like isoform X1, which encodes MSATSIDPQRSKGQASKVQNGSLHQKETVHDNDFEPYLTGQSTQVRDWPQSNSYQSMTDPYLSSYYAPSIGFPYPLNEAPWSTGGDPPIPYLTPYGPLSNGDHHFMPDTMFGQPGGLGNSIYPHRFNFFPENPTFSTWGTSGSQGQQTQSSYGGSYSYPPSSLGGTLVPDSQTGFHSDTINKAPGMNSLEQGMVGLKIGGDITGQGSGVKAVGSVIGGPPAVAQGNGGTPIGMPLPKPTSWAAIASKPAKPQQLKAKMTPGMSSPGGALPPPPIKHNMDIGTWDNKGPVNKVAQAPMQQAMSMPLGHPMQPPPQSLVQQQIQPMALQHQPPQPYQNQTPPPQTRWVAPRNRNFSYGQVGAGMDGGSMIAVVGGGNGAPLGPASMVPGGAENHPVLEKLRAAHSYNPREFEWNLKNGRVFIIKSYSEDDIHRSIKYSIWCSTEHGNKRLDGAFRGLNFKGPVYLLFSVNGSGHFCGVAEMRSPVDYGTSAGVWAQDKWKGKFDVDWLFVKDVPNSQLRHIRLENNDNKPVTNSRDTQEVPLEKAKQVLKIIKGYKHTTSIFDDFSHYEKRQEEEEEVRKVFEPPAPIQNRSRLDQECQNRSKQQ
- the LOC120020139 gene encoding YTH domain-containing family protein 1-like isoform X2, coding for MSATSIDPQRSKGQASKVQNGSLHQKETVHDNDFEPYLTGQSTQSNSYQSMTDPYLSSYYAPSIGFPYPLNEAPWSTGGDPPIPYLTPYGPLSNGDHHFMPDTMFGQPGGLGNSIYPHRFNFFPENPTFSTWGTSGSQGQQTQSSYGGSYSYPPSSLGGTLVPDSQTGFHSDTINKAPGMNSLEQGMVGLKIGGDITGQGSGVKAVGSVIGGPPAVAQGNGGTPIGMPLPKPTSWAAIASKPAKPQQLKAKMTPGMSSPGGALPPPPIKHNMDIGTWDNKGPVNKVAQAPMQQAMSMPLGHPMQPPPQSLVQQQIQPMALQHQPPQPYQNQTPPPQTRWVAPRNRNFSYGQVGAGMDGGSMIAVVGGGNGAPLGPASMVPGGAENHPVLEKLRAAHSYNPREFEWNLKNGRVFIIKSYSEDDIHRSIKYSIWCSTEHGNKRLDGAFRGLNFKGPVYLLFSVNGSGHFCGVAEMRSPVDYGTSAGVWAQDKWKGKFDVDWLFVKDVPNSQLRHIRLENNDNKPVTNSRDTQEVPLEKAKQVLKIIKGYKHTTSIFDDFSHYEKRQEEEEEVRKVFEPPAPIQNRSRLDQECQNRSKQQ